In the Streptomyces coeruleoprunus genome, TCCGGGGGCCTGCGTATCGTCTGGGCGGCGTTGTTGACGAGGATGTCCAGCGGCCGCCCCTCGGCGTGCAGCCGCTCGCACAGGCCGAGGACCTGGCGCGGGTCGCGCAGGTCGACGGCGACGACGGTGAGCCGGTCGCGCCACCGCTCGCTCCCCTCGGCCGCGTGGAAGCGGCGCAGGGTGTCCTGCGGGAAACGGCTCGTGACCAGCAGCTCGGCGCCGTCGCGCAGCATCATCAGGGCCAGTTGGAAGCCGATCTTCACCCGGCCGCCGGTGAGCAGGACACGGCGCCCGGAGAGGTCGGTGGACGATGAGCGGCGGGCGGCGTTGTCGGCCGCGCAGGACGGGCAGAGCCGGTGGTAGAAGGCGTCCGCCCGGCGGTAGACCGCCTTGCACACGTAGCAGTGGCGGGGCTTGGCGAACTCGCCGGGGCTGCCGTGCCGCAGCGCCAGCGGCGCGTCCTCGCGCCGGTCGGTCGCACCCGTCGCGGTGGCCGCGGTCAGCGCCGCGTCCGCATCGGACCGGGCCTGCCGCTGGGCCTTGCGCCGCTTGTTGCGGCTCTCCCGCGCGAAGGTCGCGGCGATCTCCTCGCCGCGCTTGCGGCGCGGGTCGTCCAGCGGAAGGGCGCGCAACCGTCCCACCGTGCGGTGGAACGCCGCCAGCTCCTCGTCCGTGACCGCCGGGTCGTTCGTGTGGTCCCCCATGCGCACATGATCTTAAGGGAGGCCGTTGAGCAGGTCATCCGGTTATCGGTTCAGCGACGGGCCTGCTTGAGGGCGTGCCGCTCCTTCTCGGACAGCCCGCCCCACACCCCGAACCGCTCGTCGTGCGCGAGCGCGTACTCCAGGCACGCCTCCCGGATCTCGCAGAGCCCGCAGAGGAGCTTGGCCTCACGGGTGGAGGATCCCGGCTCGGGGAAGAACAGCTCGGGGCCCGTCTGGGCGCACAGGGCGGTCTCCTGCCAGGAGAGTTCGGGGTCGATGAGCACGGTGTGGTTCGCCATGCCGCACAGGCTGCCCGGCGGCGATAAACACGCGCTCAACGAATGATCAACGCCCGCCCTCCGGAGCCTCACCCAGGATGGTCCCCGTCGCCCCGCCCGGGCAAAGGGTTCCCCGGCGTGTCCCGTGACCGCGTCAGGTCTGCGGCGGAACGCTCTTGATCACGGCGAACCGGGCGCCGTACGGGTCGGTGAGCTTGGCGAAGCGGCCCACGCCGGGGATCTCCGTGGGCGCCAGCCGGACCGTGCCGCCGAGGCGTTCCGCCTCCGCGACGGTCGCGTCCGCGTCGGCCACCTCGAAGTACGGCACCCACGAGGGCCCGGACGCCGACTCGACGGGATCGTCCGCGAGGGGCACGACCCCGCCGAACGCCGCCTCCGTGGCCGCCGTGCCCGAACCCGCCGGCTGGAGCATGGTGTACGCGCCGCCGCTGCCCTCCGGCATGGGCATGGTGTGCGCCTCCATACCGAAGACCATGTCGTAGAACCCGAGGTCCGTGACCGGGTCGGGCGTGTACAGCTCCACCCAGACCAGGGTGTTCGGCTCGCCCACCGTGTCCAGGCCCTTGTTGGCGGCGGGCTGCCATACGGCGAAGCGGGCGCCGGTCGGGTCCGTGAAGATCGCCATACGGCCGAGGTCGAACACGTCCATGGGCTCGAACACGACGTCCCCGCCGCCGGAGCGGACGGCCGTGACGGTCTCGTCGGCGTCCGGGCACTGGAAGTAGACGGTCCAGGCGGAGGGTCCCTGGTCCGGCGTCACCGTCATCGCGCCCGCGACGGTACGGCCGTCCAGCTGGAACATCCCGTACCCCCCGGCCTCGGGCCCGGCCGACGCGAAGGTCCAGCCGAAGAGGCCCCCGTAGAAGGCCCGGGCCCCTTCG is a window encoding:
- a CDS encoding SDR family oxidoreductase, encoding MGDHTNDPAVTDEELAAFHRTVGRLRALPLDDPRRKRGEEIAATFARESRNKRRKAQRQARSDADAALTAATATGATDRREDAPLALRHGSPGEFAKPRHCYVCKAVYRRADAFYHRLCPSCAADNAARRSSSTDLSGRRVLLTGGRVKIGFQLALMMLRDGAELLVTSRFPQDTLRRFHAAEGSERWRDRLTVVAVDLRDPRQVLGLCERLHAEGRPLDILVNNAAQTIRRPPESYALLAAAEHGELPADSRVLTAPGFRPFAALPAAAGALALVLDQEADEAGLLPDLRAHNSWSARLGELDPAELLETQLVNALAPALLCDRLLPLLLASPHPRRYVVNVTAVEGRFAVRNKTSGHPHTNMAKAALNMLTRTSADDLAARGVHMCSVDTGWITDENPAPRKARIAAAGTRTPLDVVDGAARVYDPIVRGEAGDPVAGVFLKDYREAAW
- a CDS encoding WhiB family transcriptional regulator, with the protein product MANHTVLIDPELSWQETALCAQTGPELFFPEPGSSTREAKLLCGLCEIREACLEYALAHDERFGVWGGLSEKERHALKQARR
- a CDS encoding VOC family protein, which gives rise to MLTTRFVTGSPNWVDLGTSDLEGARAFYGGLFGWTFASAGPEAGGYGMFQLDGRTVAGAMTVTPDQGPSAWTVYFQCPDADETVTAVRSGGGDVVFEPMDVFDLGRMAIFTDPTGARFAVWQPAANKGLDTVGEPNTLVWVELYTPDPVTDLGFYDMVFGMEAHTMPMPEGSGGAYTMLQPAGSGTAATEAAFGGVVPLADDPVESASGPSWVPYFEVADADATVAEAERLGGTVRLAPTEIPGVGRFAKLTDPYGARFAVIKSVPPQT